Proteins encoded within one genomic window of Alteribacter populi:
- a CDS encoding lasso peptide isopeptide bond-forming cyclase, whose amino-acid sequence MSAIYGIYNANQQPVSLDQIDHILSALKFPTNDVQIWHKDNTFLGCHSQWITPESIGEKNPYYDYERKLSITADAIIDNREELFCKLNIDHEMQAMSDSQLILLSYSKWGEDCPKHLIGDFAFMISDEKEQKLFGARDFSGTRTLYFYHDHFRTAFSTTIKPLIALPFIKEQLNEYWLAEYLAISGPVDSVDASLTPYKNIEQIPPSHIFIANSKGVRLNKYISFTQEERLNLKSGEEYVEAFQDVFQKSVNARLRTYRKVGSHLSGGLDSGAVASFAAKTLNTKNKQLLTYSYIPPKDFKDYTSKRLIPDETPFIKSTVRYITGIKDSYLDFEGENSFSQIDSFIDMLEMPYKYFENSFWIKGVFEKASDNGVGVLLDGGRGNFSISWGHALDYYAVLLRKLKFKKLFQELDQYSKNVGGPRLRRIPVLMKIAFPSLKKLNSNGPAYRYPTLINSAFAEKTKVYKKISHYGLDKTGWFTINNLFEQRKRHFNDVFHWNSTNTLTAKLSLRYSLAKRDPTNDLRVIRFCLSVPEEQFVQRGVDRALIRRSTKNYLPDKVRLNQRTRGVQGADWVHRMSPYWDAFIEEIKNLVTDDRILQFIDGQVLKDAYSKAIEGAKPEKATDPNYRILMRSLIVSRFIKRFS is encoded by the coding sequence ATGAGCGCTATATATGGGATTTATAACGCAAACCAACAACCTGTATCGCTGGACCAAATTGATCATATATTGAGTGCTTTAAAATTTCCAACTAACGATGTACAAATATGGCATAAAGATAATACCTTTTTAGGATGTCACTCGCAGTGGATTACACCTGAGTCCATTGGTGAAAAGAATCCCTATTACGATTACGAAAGAAAGTTATCCATCACGGCAGACGCAATTATCGATAACAGGGAAGAATTATTTTGCAAATTGAACATAGACCACGAAATGCAAGCAATGTCGGATAGTCAATTAATTTTACTATCATACTCAAAGTGGGGAGAAGATTGTCCTAAACACTTAATTGGTGATTTTGCATTTATGATATCGGATGAAAAAGAACAAAAGCTATTTGGAGCTAGGGATTTTTCGGGTACTCGGACCCTTTATTTTTACCACGATCATTTCCGGACGGCTTTTAGTACAACAATAAAGCCACTCATCGCATTACCATTTATTAAGGAACAACTAAATGAATACTGGCTTGCCGAGTATCTGGCAATCTCAGGACCAGTTGACTCTGTAGATGCATCTTTAACTCCATATAAAAATATAGAACAAATACCTCCATCACATATTTTTATTGCGAATAGTAAAGGTGTGAGATTAAATAAATATATTTCATTTACACAAGAAGAGAGGTTAAACCTAAAGTCAGGCGAAGAATATGTCGAAGCATTCCAAGATGTATTTCAAAAATCGGTGAATGCACGATTAAGAACATACCGTAAAGTCGGATCTCATTTAAGTGGTGGATTAGACTCAGGAGCAGTAGCAAGTTTTGCTGCAAAAACCTTAAACACTAAAAACAAACAATTACTTACATATAGTTATATCCCACCAAAGGATTTTAAAGATTACACTTCAAAACGGTTAATTCCAGATGAAACTCCATTTATAAAATCAACCGTTCGGTATATTACTGGTATTAAAGACTCTTATTTAGATTTTGAAGGAGAAAATTCTTTTTCACAAATCGATAGTTTCATAGATATGCTTGAAATGCCTTATAAGTATTTTGAAAACTCGTTTTGGATAAAAGGTGTATTTGAAAAAGCGAGTGATAATGGAGTTGGTGTTCTGTTAGATGGCGGCAGGGGGAACTTCTCTATTTCATGGGGGCATGCCCTGGACTATTATGCTGTTTTGTTAAGGAAGCTAAAGTTTAAAAAACTTTTTCAGGAACTGGACCAATACAGCAAAAACGTAGGTGGTCCGAGATTGCGAAGGATTCCTGTTCTCATGAAAATAGCATTTCCAAGTTTAAAAAAGCTCAATTCAAACGGACCAGCTTATAGGTACCCAACGTTAATTAATTCTGCATTTGCAGAGAAAACAAAAGTGTATAAAAAAATAAGTCACTATGGGTTAGATAAAACCGGGTGGTTTACTATTAATAACCTATTCGAACAAAGGAAAAGACATTTTAACGATGTTTTTCATTGGAATTCGACCAATACCCTAACAGCAAAATTATCTTTACGCTATTCATTAGCAAAGCGTGATCCTACCAATGATTTACGGGTCATTCGCTTTTGTTTATCTGTTCCTGAAGAACAGTTTGTACAAAGAGGGGTTGACAGGGCACTTATTAGAAGATCAACAAAAAATTACCTGCCAGACAAAGTAAGGTTAAATCAAAGAACAAGAGGTGTTCAGGGAGCAGACTGGGTGCATCGAATGTCCCCATATTGGGACGCCTTTATCGAAGAAATCAAAAACTTGGTTACTGACGATCGAATTTTACAATTTATCGATGGCCAAGTACTAAAGGATGCATATTCTAAGGCTATTGAGGGAGCAAAGCCTGAGAAGGCAACAGATCCTAATTACAGGATTTTAATGCGTAGTTTAATTGTATCTCGTTTTATTAAAAGGTTTTCTTGA
- a CDS encoding paeninodin family lasso peptide — protein MKEWQKPVLEELSIDKTMANPDSGDYLDQTYEDGTHRDDLTWS, from the coding sequence ATGAAAGAGTGGCAGAAACCAGTACTCGAAGAACTTAGTATTGATAAGACAATGGCAAATCCAGATAGTGGTGATTATTTAGATCAAACATACGAGGATGGGACTCACAGAGACGATTTAACTTGGAGTTAA
- a CDS encoding asparagine synthase-related protein, which yields MGAITGIIHFNKELIPYDHSKTLIESFNRYPADALHSWQKGPVFMGCLNQWITPESVGEQLPYYDYERQLVIAADAIIDNRKELFESLQVNRKYRKDMTDSQLILLAYEKWGENVAKQLLGDFAFMIWDEKQQKLFGARDFSGARTLYFFRNHNRFAFSTTIEPLFKLPYVKKQLNEDWLAQFIAIPSMVEAADMVSTVYQSVQQVPPSHSITLIDGRITLSRYCAIEVNSKLKLKSNEEYEEAFREVFQRAITDRIRTHGEVGSHLSGGLDSGSVVSFAAKELQKENKRLHTFSYIPEESFKDWTSSYYNANERPLIKKTVAHVGNINEQYLSFEGKNPLSEVDDFLEIMEMPYKFFENSFWLKGINEEAHRKGIKILLNGARGNHSISWGSLKLTYNYYTNLLKKFKWVRLYRELDDYCKNFNTGKSVVIPFIVKRAFRSHFRPQNSSYQFPMVINPSFARQTNVFEILYEYGVKVNENSIANLSDYRMKYFKDLFAWNKSGVVGTKMSLRYSMWDRDPTNDLRVIRFCLSIPDEQYVNQGLERSFIRRATKNVLPDEVRLNQRSRGIQGADVIHRMASSWTSFKEELGQMCYDHRAAEFLNIKVIKNAISKMGHHPRPELIFEDEFKILTRSLIVFRFLKGIG from the coding sequence ATGGGGGCAATTACTGGTATTATTCATTTTAATAAAGAACTTATTCCTTACGATCATTCAAAAACACTAATAGAAAGCTTTAATCGATACCCGGCGGATGCTCTCCACTCTTGGCAAAAAGGACCCGTATTTATGGGATGCCTTAACCAATGGATCACACCTGAGTCAGTGGGTGAACAATTACCTTATTATGATTATGAAAGACAGTTAGTTATTGCGGCTGATGCCATTATTGACAATCGAAAAGAATTGTTTGAGAGTTTACAAGTTAACCGTAAATATAGAAAAGACATGACGGATTCTCAGTTGATCCTACTTGCTTACGAAAAGTGGGGAGAGAATGTAGCTAAACAGCTTCTAGGTGATTTTGCTTTCATGATTTGGGATGAAAAACAGCAAAAACTTTTTGGTGCAAGGGATTTCTCTGGAGCTCGTACTCTTTATTTTTTTCGTAACCATAACCGGTTTGCCTTCTCAACAACAATTGAACCATTATTTAAACTACCGTACGTAAAAAAGCAATTAAATGAAGATTGGCTCGCTCAATTTATTGCTATTCCCAGTATGGTTGAAGCAGCAGATATGGTCTCAACTGTTTATCAATCAGTTCAACAAGTACCTCCTTCTCACAGCATTACACTTATCGATGGTCGAATCACTCTCTCTAGATATTGCGCAATTGAGGTTAATAGTAAGTTAAAGCTTAAATCAAATGAAGAATATGAAGAAGCTTTTCGCGAAGTTTTTCAAAGAGCGATTACCGATAGAATTAGAACTCATGGAGAAGTGGGGTCTCATTTAAGCGGTGGATTAGATTCTGGTTCTGTTGTTAGTTTTGCTGCAAAAGAATTACAAAAAGAGAATAAACGATTACACACGTTTAGTTACATTCCAGAAGAGAGTTTTAAAGATTGGACATCATCTTATTATAATGCAAACGAAAGACCATTAATAAAAAAAACCGTCGCTCACGTTGGGAATATAAATGAGCAATATTTGAGCTTCGAGGGAAAGAATCCGCTATCTGAAGTAGATGACTTCCTCGAAATAATGGAAATGCCGTATAAATTCTTCGAGAATTCTTTTTGGCTAAAAGGGATCAATGAAGAAGCGCATCGCAAAGGCATTAAGATTCTCTTAAATGGAGCGAGAGGGAATCACTCTATTTCTTGGGGATCTTTGAAGTTAACGTACAATTACTATACTAATCTGCTAAAAAAATTTAAATGGGTTCGCTTATATCGTGAATTAGATGATTATTGTAAAAACTTTAATACAGGAAAATCAGTTGTCATTCCGTTCATTGTAAAAAGGGCTTTCCGGTCTCATTTTCGACCACAGAATAGCTCTTATCAATTTCCGATGGTTATTAATCCATCATTTGCAAGGCAGACGAATGTTTTTGAAATCCTTTACGAATATGGAGTAAAGGTAAATGAAAATTCCATAGCTAACTTATCCGATTATAGAATGAAGTATTTCAAAGATCTTTTTGCTTGGAACAAAAGTGGAGTTGTTGGAACGAAAATGTCTTTACGGTATTCAATGTGGGATCGCGATCCTACAAACGATTTAAGAGTGATACGTTTCTGTTTATCTATACCAGATGAACAATATGTCAATCAGGGTTTAGAAAGATCATTTATCAGAAGAGCTACTAAAAATGTTCTTCCTGATGAAGTAAGGTTAAATCAAAGGAGCCGAGGCATACAAGGAGCGGATGTCATACATCGAATGGCTAGTAGCTGGACTTCATTTAAAGAGGAATTAGGTCAAATGTGTTATGACCATAGGGCAGCTGAATTTCTAAACATAAAAGTCATTAAAAACGCTATTTCGAAAATGGGCCACCACCCTCGGCCTGAATTAATATTTGAAGATGAATTTAAAATTTTAACACGCAGCTTAATCGTGTTTCGGTTTCTTAAGGGTATTGGCTGA
- a CDS encoding paeninodin family lasso peptide — MKKTWSKPVLDILDISMTMNGPGNANADCFDVDDGKEETHEGRSNASCLGS, encoded by the coding sequence GTGAAAAAGACGTGGTCCAAACCTGTATTAGATATTCTAGATATTAGTATGACGATGAATGGTCCTGGAAATGCAAATGCTGATTGTTTTGATGTTGATGATGGGAAAGAGGAAACTCATGAAGGCCGATCAAACGCAAGCTGTTTAGGTAGTTAA
- a CDS encoding aldolase — protein sequence MTDTVKITVYSAFGLNVSSEYHLPELPQSKLENHLADIIIKQSDLTAIWTELAKPNQYFVIKETLVLFQIPEMAIFSIQNGNEILVSPLQEANEDQIRLYLLGTCMGAILMQRKILPLHGSAIAIGRKAYAIVGESGAGKSTLASAFLKKGFSLISDDVIPVTLSKDGLPLVTPAYPQQKLWQESLESFGMDSKGFTPIVDRETKFAVPIPSQFEIKTLPLAGVFELVKTENHEIELTPVYKLERFHTLYRHTYRNFIVSKSGLMEWHFNTSVNIANKIELFRLERPVTRFTAHDLSSLILSTITRGRTYDSETIDFS from the coding sequence ATGACAGATACTGTTAAAATAACTGTTTATAGCGCGTTCGGACTTAACGTCTCAAGTGAATATCATTTACCAGAGTTACCACAATCAAAATTAGAAAATCATCTTGCCGATATTATCATAAAACAAAGTGATCTCACTGCTATTTGGACAGAATTAGCAAAACCGAACCAGTACTTTGTTATCAAAGAAACCCTCGTCCTGTTTCAAATTCCTGAAATGGCTATTTTTTCAATTCAGAATGGTAATGAAATTTTGGTATCCCCACTACAAGAAGCCAATGAAGATCAAATTCGTCTTTATCTCCTTGGTACCTGTATGGGAGCCATTCTAATGCAAAGAAAAATCCTTCCTTTACACGGTAGCGCGATAGCGATTGGGCGTAAGGCGTATGCTATTGTGGGAGAATCCGGTGCTGGTAAGTCTACGCTTGCTTCTGCTTTTTTAAAAAAAGGATTTAGTCTTATCAGTGATGACGTCATTCCGGTGACCTTATCAAAAGATGGGCTGCCTCTTGTCACCCCGGCATATCCTCAACAGAAGCTTTGGCAGGAGAGTTTGGAGTCGTTTGGTATGGATTCCAAAGGATTTACTCCAATAGTCGACAGGGAAACTAAGTTCGCGGTGCCAATTCCTTCACAGTTCGAGATTAAAACTCTACCTTTAGCTGGTGTATTTGAACTTGTAAAAACAGAAAATCATGAAATTGAATTAACGCCTGTATACAAACTTGAACGCTTTCACACTTTGTATAGACACACTTACCGTAATTTCATAGTTTCTAAGTCGGGGTTAATGGAGTGGCATTTTAATACCTCAGTGAATATTGCGAATAAAATCGAGCTTTTTAGACTTGAGAGGCCCGTTACTCGGTTTACAGCTCACGATCTATCCTCACTAATTTTATCAACAATAACAAGGGGGAGAACTTATGACAGTGAAACAATCGATTTCTCTTAA
- a CDS encoding lasso peptide biosynthesis PqqD family chaperone encodes MTVKQSISLNHYVTQKPGNIVSDMDGEKVMLSVENGKYYNLGLMGGEIWDFMNEPILIGEVINGLLAQYDVEDSVCQEQVLSFLEMLRKEELIELTETQA; translated from the coding sequence ATGACAGTGAAACAATCGATTTCTCTTAACCATTATGTGACTCAAAAACCAGGAAATATTGTAAGTGATATGGACGGAGAAAAAGTCATGCTTAGTGTTGAGAATGGAAAGTATTACAACTTGGGACTTATGGGCGGTGAAATTTGGGACTTTATGAATGAGCCTATCTTAATTGGAGAGGTCATTAACGGATTGCTTGCACAATACGATGTTGAGGATTCTGTGTGTCAAGAGCAAGTCTTATCCTTCTTAGAAATGTTACGCAAAGAAGAATTGATTGAACTGACGGAAACGCAGGCTTGA
- a CDS encoding lasso peptide biosynthesis B2 protein encodes MLFEAYYYLGWARVLKKLPFSKVAPTLGIEKKETPLAFNQSDKETAHRVSLVIHIMSRYTLWESQCLVKAIAGMKMLEKRNIDSTLYLGTAKDESGKFVAHAWLRSGPYFISGSEGMEKFTVVAKYAKSMNRVNVQGETYG; translated from the coding sequence ATGCTTTTTGAAGCGTATTACTATTTAGGGTGGGCACGTGTATTAAAAAAATTACCTTTTTCAAAAGTTGCTCCTACTTTAGGTATCGAAAAAAAAGAAACACCATTAGCGTTTAATCAATCAGATAAAGAGACGGCTCATCGCGTTTCTCTAGTGATTCATATTATGAGTCGCTACACACTATGGGAGAGCCAATGTCTTGTTAAGGCTATTGCTGGCATGAAAATGCTCGAAAAGCGCAATATTGATAGCACTCTCTATTTAGGAACAGCTAAAGATGAGAGTGGTAAGTTTGTTGCTCACGCTTGGTTGCGTAGTGGACCTTATTTTATTTCTGGTTCTGAAGGCATGGAAAAATTCACGGTAGTTGCAAAATACGCCAAAAGTATGAACAGAGTAAATGTACAAGGAGAAACGTATGGCTAA